The sequence ATTTGGACCAATGTAAGCGTGAGATTCCAGTGTGAGTGCACTCATCAGTGTTATTATTGTTCACGAAAACTAATGAATCACTACAACTAAAAttgtgagagagaaaaaacaaaacattttgggtACGCGCAGCACATTGAATgctaactattttttattttttttgcccgctGTACAAGATCCTGTGTGGTTCTTAATGCTGCAACCTGGATGATGTTGCATTCCTCATGGAAGCAGCCGATGTTTGGGGGGAAGGGGAACATAGTGGGGGGCAAGTCCACTGTCCACATTCTACGCTCAATTTATGACATGCTGGCACTTGAGGCCCCTCTCGTAAATTGACGCCTTTTTGGAGATCTCTGGCAACTGCAGCTCAGCACATGAAACACACGACGACGCTGTGACACTAAGCAACTACAACACTATTAATATACTCCACTACAACAATGTGAGACTACTACAGTATACTATGACACTCCTCCGCCACTATGCTATGATGCGACACTATGAAACTATGACACTGACACTATAAACACCACGACACTACGACACTGCAACACCTTCTCAGACTTGCTAGAGAAACAGACTGTCCTCTCATTTGCACTCACAATTCGTGACAAGTGTTTTGGCACTACACTCACTGGCTCACTACCTCCATCCTCTCATGTCCCATCATTTACTATTGCAACTTGTCGCATCCATTCCTCACACTAACATTCTATAACGTTGCCTTCCCAGtccaacgtaaaaaaaaaaaaaatcaagctccTATGTAATGTTACTGTTGTCATATAAAGTTTTTGTACTCTAGTTCTCTCCATGTGTCCTTTCTCAGAGCTCATTCTGTCCAACTGCAGTGACAATAAAAGTCATCTCAACACAAATAACAAAACTGTAAGAGAAATCAGATCATCCATTCAGAATGGCCAACTAGCAGAGCAggacaggtttaaaaaaaataaataaaaaataaaaataaagacaagacAAGTAGGAGGTGAGCATTTTGAGTCACCTGCTTTGCTAGTTTGCTTTGGAACGAAGGTCACGAGTCATCGTCTCTGCATGACATTCTCAGCTCGGACGCTTCAAACCGTACACCTGCAACAAGATGATTGAGTGAGTTAAACATTTCACAACTATCCTACAAATCAAAGACAATGGTAAAAACAATGTTATTTGTTTCCTTTAGGTAACTGTATTGTACAGTCAAATTGATAACAGAGGTGGGTGCTACATATAGAATGTTGTTTAGGGAGCCACATTGGCTCTGCGAACGAGTGTAGTACTTCTACAAAATGCAGAAAGAGTTGAGAAAGCCATTCAAAGATATTCTAAGATGTGAACCTCTTTCCATGAAATGATGGATATGTTGCTGATGGTGAGGAAAATATGGCGTAAAAGGCAAAAACTCTGGAAGATGAAGTTCAGTAGAAGGAACAGCAGCTTATATGTTTACATTGTTTTATTATCTTTTTGCAGTATGTTTTTATACAGCAGTGGCAGTGGACGCCGAAACTagtaaaggtaaaaagaaacaaaaatgttgtctttaaaagaaaaacaatgactgtacagtactttttttcttattttaattaatgtgtCAAATTAACCTGCtgcatatttaacattaaaattgctaatgggtcaaattgaccccatTGCatgtttaacacaaaaaaaatgttaacaggTCCCAAATTGACTCACTGCATTTTTAACACCATAAAAGGTTAATTGATCAATTTGATCCGTtacatatttaataaaaaaaaattaaaaaaaaataaaaaatgaacaggtcAAATTACCCAATGCATTTTAACACCCAAAAATGCCATTGGGTCAAATAGACCCCCGCATGTTTACCACCAAAAAATGTTAATGGGTCAATTGTAGTTTGCTGCATGtttgaagcaaaaacaaaaaagttaatgggtcaaactgacccgctatgtttaacattaaaaatgttaatggaTCAAATTGGCCCACTGCATCttgaacacacaaaaaatgtgaaTGGATTAATTTGACTCACTGCCTGTTTAATACCAAAACATGTTAATGGGTCAACTTGAGCTGCTATATGTTTAACACAGAAAATGTTAACGGGTCAAAGTGACCCGCTGCATTTTTAACTCCATCAAATGTTAATGGGTAAATTTGGACCGCTgcatatttcacaaaaaaaacaacaaaaaaaacagttctaATTAACCCAATGCATTTAAATGACCAAAAATGTAAAtgagtcaatttgacccattgcatgtttaaaacaaaacaaaaatgtaatataccAGTAATCAcggtttgtattaaaaaaaaaaagaaaaaaaagaagaagaagttaaaatgtatttatgtatttatttatttgcattcgGAACAGATTAACTACCTTTCTATTCATTTCAGTAGTGAAAGTTGATCTGAGATACGAGTGATTTCAGTTATGACCGCAGTACGAAATAAATTCGTGAATCAGGACTCAAGCAACACTGGCTGCACGTTCCTGCAGACTTGCAGTGCGGTGCAGTGCAAATTAGCAGACATTACAGTGCTGAGGAATGGAGAGATGATAGTTGTAAACACAAATCGCATTATTGTCACACGGGGGGGCGATAAGGGGGTGTACCTTGTGTTGTAGCTGCCAGTTGTTATCTCCGGAGCGCAGCCGGGTCGCATGGCGGTAGCGTCGGTGCGGTGCCCCCTCCTCACTTCGgtcctcttcttcctcacaGCGGACGCAGAGTGACACTTAAACGGCGCCTGTCATCGTCATCTGCAGGCCACCTGTGAGATGAACCAACGTGGGTGAGAGGAGGGGGTCGGGACGGTCGTGTGAGTGAGGGCACGCTGATGCCATAAATAACTTCCTATATTTTTAGCAATATGCCAACACAAACAGTCGATTGGCATGTGAAAAGAAGCAAGTTTGAGCGAAAGGATCCGCAAACCTGCTCGGCGCGTCACTGGGGGCTCTTCTTCTCCTCCGGCCATAACTTTGCACTTTAAGAGTAGGGGGACGTGGGGAGAGAgggttgggggggtgggggtctcTTCCCAGCCGCGATCTTGCTTGTGCCTCTACGCACGGCGGATGCGTCCCCTCTGCATCCTCTCACCTTCTGTCCCAAGACGTCTGCGAGCGCAAATCAACCAGAGGGGTAACAAGGGGGGCTTAGCTGCGCTGGGTCACGTGATCGAGACACCAGGACATCGGAATAGAACTCATGGGGcgtcattacattttaaaaccaaaatgttatattattattgctGTTCGGCTTCATGCTAAAACTGCAGGTGTTGATAGTAGTCATTTACAGTTAATCCAGATTTGTGTATCGTTAACCACAACTTCATATAGCTTGATACCACCAACAGGCCACTGGCGAAATAGCAGGCGCCCAACGTAACTGTCAGTTGCCGTTAATCTGTTCGATCTCAACAAaacgacattttttaaaatgaaaataaacacgcTTTAAAATATTGCACTGTGTAAAAGAGATGCAGTCATCCATAGTTAAATggaaaataaagaattaaagattttgaaagttttgtttgttttttttgctctctgTGTGCGCACATTGGCCGCTTGGTGGAAGTATGAAACAGACATATACGTATGCATATACAGTACACAGAGCCTGTCACAAGTTAGTTACCCATTTGTATTCTGCTATATTAGTCATTCTTGGAAAttaagaaatgtaaaaaaaaaatgcttacattGAATGTGGCAAcacacaaaattttaaaaaaaatgtagacatCACATAATTACTTCTGCTTTGTCAATAACTGACACTGtggatttttctgtatgtgaccCTATATATACTTaggggtaaaaataaatacataccatGCTAAGCAGACAAGGACAGATGGATGTTCACTAATTCTAATAATGACGACTCAGAAGATCACACGCGTATCATTCTTGAACaagtttattattatgaaaGAAGAACTACAATGGAAGAATATGAAGAAGACAAACATTTTGGGACAGACAAACACGGCAGTATTTTctgtacattttctttttcaagttGCTTTCAAGAGGAAATCTTGTGAACGGCAACCGTGACAGTCCCGTGACTCCTCACCAAAATATTTCTGGAAAATATGCATCAAGAAAACACAATGTTTTTTAATCATCCTGGTAACAGTGCAATGTAAAGCAATCCAAATACAGTAACTGAAGAAGgttatgaaaaaaatgtggacATAACATATTTAGTCTTGAATGTATGGTGTCATTTCTTAAATGACCAATCAGAATAAATAGGAGAcgttcattaaataaaataaacaataaaataccgggagaaaacattgctggagTCATCCACTAGGTGGCAGCATGGCCCCACAAACTAAACAACTCATCTTGACCGTCATACCCGTTTATTCATCTACAGGTGCatctaaaaaaatgtgaatatccTGAAAAAGTTCACGTCCATTTACATGACCAACAACGTGAACGTGATGTCCATGCTCACCCAGAATCGGACTCCAGGCAGACGGTGGGCGTGTCCGTCGGGTCCCTGGTTAAAGCAGCGGCCTGTTTGGCCAAAACAGACACCACGCCTGCGTGCTCATCTGACAGCGAGCCGCGGCCTGTTTGGGGGTCACGCATGAAAACAAATGTCAGAAACAGACATCAGTCACAATTACATCTCATACACATGCCACTAAAACGATCTCACAAATACTACtggatttttatttctttttttattttgctcatCTACACTACTGAAACGCTCTCactatggatgtttttttgcacacactactgaaatttTGTAGCTTTTATACATTACCGAATGCTCTCACACATTATGTAAGTGATCTAACACAATGAAACGCTTTCATGCGTTTCACTTACGCACAACTGACTTTTGTTAGCTATACTAGTGCACACAACTGAAATCCCACACTTACTTTTTGTTTGCTACAAAATTGTTCTCACACTACTGAATGTATTTCATTCTCATACACAAACttctcacatgcacacatacactgccccccccccccccccacccccatattAAAATGTAGTCGATTTTTGAGAATATTGAACTAGCCTACTAAAGATTTTATTGAAACACAGTTGTATGTAGAGTTTCGTTACTGTActatgtgtgagagcatttcactcaaatgtgtctaaaaaaaaaaatacaatttgttgacaactaggggtgttaaaaaaaatcgattcggcaatatatcgcgatactacatcgcgcgattatcgaatcgattcaataggcggctgaatcgatttttttttttttttttttttttttttttaagagctcagaattgttcattcggtagtcttaccgattcaacgtcttatcatcattgccttttttgtgtgtgtgtgtgtgtgtgtgaatcgatttttaaacttccatttttaatggaaaaatattcaacaaaacgtctgacttcgggttaggattcacaccttgagcatggaagaatgttatatgaacggaacattaagccttaatattttattttaatgctgttcaaacatgaaacagattacaacctctataagactgaaatttcagataaataaaaaatataaatcttacactctacaagcttactgattagtattttctaaatttgaatgaaaaaatatcgcaacaatcgacttataaattcgtatcgggattaatcggtatcgaatcgaatcgtgacctgtgaatcgtgatacgaatcgaatcgtcaggtactaggcaattcacacccctattgacAACTGTCTACATGCTCTGAGGGTTGTGGTTCGGGTTAGGCTAGTAATGCCTACTGCAGCCTATCTTTTGtggaaaatcaaaatgaaaactttGTGAAGACACGGAAGGGGGATTACAGGATTAGCaggaaattatccagttgacgtcaaacgttggaaagaaaatattaaagacataatttaaataacaaaatgtacggactgaaattgtataaacgtaaataaacctaagaatataaacgcaaaatatattgaataaataataaaatggactgaataaatgataaatacacaaaataatttcctcagatgtgacaaatattgtcagtttagattgttaaaGTGTtactattatcattaagactgttttttgttattgtgattgatttgtgagcAGCTAAAAAAAGTAACTAAACCGAAGCTATCGTTAGCGCTGCGAtactgacgtcaccggcaagTGCGAAGACGCttcaatctatttatttatttttttcactcttaaagtatcatacttttctatttttaggtttatttacgtttttacagttttagtccataaattttgttattgtgaacaattgtaaatggacaatttccagacaatcctgtagcgtgacgtcatcggcaggcgaccccgatacaatctggcagcccgatcacatctgacacCCACACCcggattgaccaatcagagccgttcacggcaaaatagctaGCGCTATCTGATCTATGCCCCTTCACGACAGCCAACCCAACCCGGACAAGCGTTTGTGAATAGTGGAATCGATTTTCTATACCTACATGCCAGGTTGTGTCCTTGCTCGTCCGTACAAAGAACGCCGACCACTGCTGGATTCTTCATGCTGCGAGTCAAGCGGCGAGAGAAAGagggggaggaagaaaaaaaaaacgtcatttaCTTGCGTAAATACTAATCCTACAAAGTCAAAGAGGGACGAATAATGTCTTACGTGTCGTCAAGGTGCTGCTCCAGTGTCGACTCCATTCGTAAAGAAGCAATAAGTGCAATTTTTAAGAAAATTTTAACAAGAGGAACAACTTCGTGTTTTGATACTTTTCCGGTTCGGAGTCAGCTGGCCCTCACGTCACGCGCTACGAGTCGCAGCAAGGGCCAAGTGCCAAAAAGGAACAAACGCGTTTTTACTACCATTCCGTACCTACGACGGCGTTTGAGGGccacgtagaaaaaaaaaaaaataataatatatatatatatatatatatatatatatatatatatatatatatatatatatatatattagaaaggcgggggcaatatgacgagaaaaagtggcaaatttgatactttttttaaatctcgtCATACATCTGAAGTTTGAacgttgaagtttgaagtttattgaacatgtaaacataacatataaacataaacaaatagcaagtaaaaattaagagaaagaaaataaagaaaataataataataatctaataatCACAACAATCATTAGAAattgtttacatgtccaaaaggagtaggaagaagttaaaaacttatctaatcCTACCCTTTATTCTTTACATCTTAGTTCAAACAGTAATTGTGCACACCGCAACAATACATCAACGTACTCGCACATACAACCCTCATCACCCTCACAATGGAATCaaaagaacatttcatttcatttctgcaATTGTACCGGTTCACGTCTGATCCAAATAATACTCTTGAActttatttttgaacattttttttaaactcaacgattgacttgcatcttttcatctCATTACCAAAActattccacaaatgaacacctcttacagaaacacacctttgcttaatatttgttcttgctttgggttttttatagacacttgtaccccttatctcataaggactgtgtctaatttcaaatagcttccgaatactgtggcagagtagattgttattaACTTTagacattatttgtgctattttaaactcaactaaGTCATCTTCATCTCGTCGTACATTGCGAATATGTAATGTAGTCAGCGCTTCAATCAATATTGCTTACCAATACCAGTTGTGATAGCCTGAgcttaatgagaaaaaaaaaaagtttttgcggtGGTTTCCTCCTTCATGCTATTAAACAACAAATCCCGATAGCTTTGCTAATTTAGAGTCATTGGGGAAAATGCTAATGataacaactgaaaaaaaaatacacctgaATTGTATGTTTTACTTCATCTTAAACATAATTATTCAGTGATTTTTATATTGGCACAAGACACAAAGGATTcaccaggaattatttttgtagTCCAAAACAGTTTCAACAGTTTCataatttttacttttcaaatATGGCACATTTTACCGTACAGTTGTATTTccgtaaaatacattttagtgtaatcattttttatgttatttttttaatattactctATTAAGCTCGGTGTCAATATTGAAACTGTACATCATATGTCTTACAATACTAaagtttgaaatatattttataggAATAAAAACGTTGCCTTaccatattttaatgttggtcatgatGCTGGTATTTGAAGagctgttgttttttgtttgtttgtttgttttttggtgtacCATTCGATGCAAAAAGTTTGAGCACCACTGACATCACCAAGACATGAGCATGAAAAAGCCAAACTATTGCTCACATGAGGCATCGTATTGATCATAAGATATTGCATAAATGCGATGGGCATAAACCCGGAGCGTTTTATTTGTGCAGCATTTATGTTGATGGATTTTGAGAGAAAGTCAGCCTTAAGACAGGCGAGCCTCAAGAGGCGGCGCTGCTGACGGGGCAGAAATGACTGGATATGATTATGTGGCTGGTACATTGGAGGAATCCATCAGCGGAACTGCGACAGGCTCGCATCCTAATAATGCTCACGAAACCTATACACTCAATCAAAacctgacacacgcacacacttcatCGATGACATAGTGTTGTTTTCCTGCATATGGCCACGCCCCAATCTCATTAAATCAGCTGAGAGTCAAATCCTAAATGAAGATTTGACCCATCGTTTGGTGGCCTTTGTCTATCAGTGGCTCAGAAGTATTTGGACAACCGACCTTTTGCTAAGTCACACCTCGGATGTGcacaccagccaatcacagggcaacgCAGATTGGGGTTGTGCCATTGAAGTTAATCATAAATGTTATGACTTTGAAACATATATAAAAGATAGATTATATAATTTGCTCTGCTAAACAGGAAAACAATGAGTGAAACAATATCGGTGAGAAAATAAATCTCCAAATGTAGAACACATTTTAGCACACT is a genomic window of Festucalex cinctus isolate MCC-2025b chromosome 2, RoL_Fcin_1.0, whole genome shotgun sequence containing:
- the lamtor5 gene encoding ragulator complex protein LAMTOR5 — encoded protein: MESTLEQHLDDTMKNPAVVGVLCTDEQGHNLACRGSLSDEHAGVVSVLAKQAAALTRDPTDTPTVCLESDSGNILVRSHGTVTVAVHKISS